In the Wyeomyia smithii strain HCP4-BCI-WySm-NY-G18 chromosome 2, ASM2978416v1, whole genome shotgun sequence genome, one interval contains:
- the LOC129723172 gene encoding uncharacterized protein LOC129723172: MFKITIFPVVLVLAFACVSARPNPKPDEYIITHSAPVVLADPDVVIASDYVAASPLDTVVYERTFHGDVAPLIAAYSTPYLTAPVVFDTAYDPPVVALAPSGTVLLK, translated from the exons ATGTTCAAAATAACG atttttccagtCGTTCTAGTATTGGCTTTTGCATGCGTTTCGGCCAGGCCGAACCCCAAACCAGACGAGTACATTATTACACATAGTGCCCCCGTAGTGCTGGCAGATCCGGATGTTGTTATTGCCAGTGATTACGTCGCCGCCAGCCCGCTCGATACGGTTGTTTACGAGCGAACTTTCCATGGAGACGTCGCTCCATTGATCGCAGCTTACTCGACCCCATATCTGACCGCTCCGGTGGTGTTCGACACGGCCTACGATCCTCCCGTCGTTGCCCTAGCTCCTTCAGGTACCGTTCTACTCAAGTAG